A region from the Capra hircus breed San Clemente unplaced genomic scaffold, ASM170441v1, whole genome shotgun sequence genome encodes:
- the HCFC1 gene encoding host cell factor 1 (The sequence of the model RefSeq protein was modified relative to this genomic sequence to represent the inferred CDS: added 193 bases not found in genome assembly), producing MASAVSPANSPAVLLQPRWKRVVGWSGPVPRPRHGHRAVAIKELIVVFGGGNEGIVDELHVYNTATNQWFIPAVRGDIPPGCAAYGFVCDGTRLLVFGGMVEYGKYSNDLYELQASRWEWKRLKAKTPKNGPPPCPRLGHSFSLVGNKCYLFGGLANDSEDPKNNIPRYLNDLYILELRPGSGVVAWDIPITYGVLPPPRESHTAVVYTEKDNKKSKLVIYGGMSGCRLGDLWTLDIETLTWNKPSLSGVAPLPRSLHSATTIGNKMYVFGGWVPLVMDDVKVATHEKEWKCTNTLACLNLDTMAWETILMDTLEDNIPRARAGHCAVAINTRLYIWSGRDGYRKAWNNQVCCKDLWYLETEKPPPPARVQLVRANTNSLEVSWGAVATADSYLLQLQKYDIPATAATATSPTPNPVPSVPANPPKSPAPAAAAPAVQPLTQVGITLLPQAAAAPPTTTTIQVLPTVPGSSISVPAAARTQGVPAVLKVTGPQATTGTPLVTMRPASQAGKAPVTVTSLPAGVRMVVPTQSAQGTVIGSSPQMSGMAALAAAAAATQKIPPSSAPTVLSVPAGTTIVKTVAVTPGTTTLPATVKVASSPVMVTTQPTRMLKTAAAQVGTSVSSAANTSTRPIITVHKSGTVTVAQQAQVVTTVVGGVTKTITLVKSPISVPGGSALISNLGKVMSVVQTKPVQTSAVTGQASTGPVTQIIQTKGPLPAGTILKLVTSADGKPTTIITTTQASGAGTKPTILGISSVSPSTTKPGTTTIIKTIPMSAIITQAGATGVTSSAGIKSPITIITTKVMTSGTGAPAKIITAVPKIATGHGQQGVTQVVLKGAPGQPGTILRTVPMGGVRLVTPVTVSAVKPAVTTLVVKGTTGVTTLGTVTGTVSTSLAGAGGHSTSASLATPITTLGTIATLSSQVINPTAITVSAAQTTLTAAAGLTTPTITMQPVSQPTQVTLITAPSGVEAQPVHDLPVSILASPTTEQPTATVTIADSGQGDVQPGTVTLVCSNPPCETHETGTTNTATTTVVANLGGHPQPTQVQFVCDRQEATAALVTSTVGQPNGSVVRVCSNPPCETHETGTTSTATTAMSGIGGGPRRDIRLACAATTIPTVVRVSVTAGASEGAQVSIKPACQTRQTSATSTTMTVMATGAPCSAGPLLRPSVALEAAGRGATLLQLGPLSAQVRPGGEERSLAGLGPLVSMGRQLEVHHTHTTNTATVACSAMGAGEPHELLGAPTLVYESSASASVTATALEALLCPSATVTQVCSNPPCETHETGTTHTPTTATSGGAAGQPEGGQQPPASRPCETHQTASTGTTMSVSLGALLPDAAPSHRTLESSLEVAVPPAVTPQAGTSLLTPFPTQRVCSNPPCETHETGTTHTATTVTSNMSSNQDPPPPAGDQGEVESTQGDSVNIASSSPITTTVSSTLTRAVTTVTQSTPVPGPSVPPPEELQASPGPRQQLPPRQLLQPASAPLVGDSAEVLSASQSPELQAAVDLSSTGDPSSGQEPATSAVVATVVVQPPPPTQSEVDQLSLPQELMAEAQAGTTTLMVTGLTPEELAVTAAAEAAAQAAATEEAQALAIQAVLQAAQQAVMGTGEPMDTSEAAAAVTQAELSHLSAEGQEGQATTIPIVLTQQELAALVQQQQLQEAQAQQQQHHLPTEALAPADSLNDPTIESNCLNELAGAVPSTVGLLPPTATESLAPSNTFVAPQPVVVASPAKLQAAATLTEVANGIESLGVKPDLPPPPSKAPVKKENQWFDVGVIKGTNVMVTHYFLPPEDAVPTDDDSGTMPDYNQLKKQELQPGTAYKFRVAGINACGRGPFSEISAFKTCLPGFPGAPCAIKISKSPDGAHLTWEPPSVTSGKIIEYSVYLAIQSAQAGGETKSSTPAQLAFMRVYCGPSPSCLVQSSSLSNAHIDYTTKPAIIFRIAARNEKGYGPATQVRWLQETSKDSSGAKPASKRPMSSPEMKSAPKKSKADGQ from the exons GTACCTGAATGACTTATACATCCTGGAACTGCGGCCGGGCTCTGGAGTGGTAGCCTGGGACATTCCCATCACTTACGGtgtcctgcccccaccccgaGAGTCTCACACTGCAGTGGTCTACACCGAGAAAGACAACAAGAAGTCCAAACTGGTGATCTATGGAGGGATGAGTGGCTGCAGGCTGGGGGACCTCTGGACCCTGGATATCG AGACTTTGACGTGGAATAAGCCCAGCCTCAGTGGGGTGGCACCTCTTCCTCGAAGTCTCCACTCGGCCACTACCATAGGAAACAA AATGTACGTGTTTGGTGGCTGGGTGCCTCTCGTCATGGATGACGTCAAAGTGGCCACACACGAGAAGGAGTGGAAGTGTACCAACACCCTGGCTTGTCTCAACCTGG ATACCATGGCTTGGGAGACCATCCTGATGGATACGCTGGAAGACAATATTCCCAGGGCCCGTGCCGGCCACTGCGCAGTAGCCATCAATACCCGCCTTTACATTTGGAGTGGGCGTGACGGCTACCGAAAGGCCTGGAACAACCAGGTCTGCTGCAAGGACCTCTGGTACCTGGAAACGG AAAAGCCGCCACCTCCAGCCCGGGTACAGCTGGTGCGAGCCAACACTAACTCCCTGGAGGTGAGCTGGGGGGCCGTGGCGACAGCCGACAGTTACCTTCTGCAGCTCCAGAAATATGACATTCCTGCCACGGCTGCCACTGCCACCTCCCCCACACCCAATCCAGTCCCGTCTGTGCCTGCCAATCCTCCCAAGAGCCCTGCCCCAGCAGCAGCCGCACCTGCCGTGCAGCCGCTGACCCAAGTAGGCATCACGCTCCTGCCCCAGGCTGCTGCCGCGCCcccgaccaccaccaccatccaggTCTTGCCGACGGTGCCTGGCAGCTCAATCTCCGTGCCCGCCGCAGCCAGGACTCAAG GTGTCCCGGCTGTGCTGAAAGTGACCGGTCCTCAGGCTACCACGGGAACCCCATTGGTCACCATGCGACCTGCCAGCCAGGCTGGGAAAGCCCCCGTGACTGTGACCTCCCTTCCCGCAGGCGTGCGGATGGTTGTGCCTACACAGAGTGCCCAGGGGACG GTCATTGGCAGCAGCCCACAGATGAGTGGCATGGCTGCGTTGGCAGCCGCGGCTGCTGCCACCCAGAAGATCCCTCCTTCCTCGGCACCCACAGTCCTGAGTGTCCCGGCTGGCACTACCATCGTCAAAACCGTGGCCGTGACGCCAGGCACCACCACGCTCCCAGCCACTGTGAAGGTGGCCTCCTCACCAGTCATGGTGA CAACCCAGCCCACTCGCATGCTGAAGACTGCAGCTGCCCAGGTGGGGACCTCTGTCTCTTCTGCCGCCAACACATCTACCCGTCCCATCATCACTGTACACAAGTCCGGGACCGTGACAGTGGCCCAGCAAGCCCAGGTGGTGACCACAGTGGTGGGTGGGGTCACCAAGACCATCACCCTGGTGAAGAGCCCCATCTCGGTCCCAGGAGGCAGTGCTCTG ATTTCCAAcctgggcaaagtgatgtcagtGGTCCAGACCAAACCGGTTCAGACTTCGGCAGTCACAGGCCAGGCATCTACAGGCCCGGTGACTCAGATTATCCAG ACCAAAGGACCCCTGCCAGCCGGGACCATCCTGAAGCTGGTGACGTCTGCAGATGGCAAGCCCACTACCATCATCACAACCACGCAGGCCAGCGGGGCAGGGACTAAGCCTACCATCCTGGGCATCAGCAGTGTGTCCCCCAGCACCACCAAGCCCGGCACCACCACTAtcattaagaccatccccatgtcGGCCATCATCACACAGGCGGGCGCCACGG gCGTGACTAGCAGTGCCGGCATCAAGTCGCCCATCACCATTATCACCACCAAGGTGATGACTTCTGGAACTGGAGCCCCCGCCAAAATCATCACGGCTGTTCCCAAAATCGCTACGGGCCACGGGCAGCAAGGAGTGACCCAG gtggtgctgaaGGGTGCACCTGGCCAGCCAGGCACAATCCTGCGCACCGTGCCTATGGGGGGTGTCCGCCTGGTTACCCCCGTTACTGTCTCTGCTGTCAAGCCGGCCGTCACCACACTGGTTGTCAAGGGCACCACAG GTGTCACGACCCTGGGCACGGTGACAGGCACCGTCTCTACCAGCCTGGCCGGAGCCGGGGGCCATAGCACCAGCGCCTCACTGGCCACGCCCATCACCACGTTGGGCACCATCGCCACCCTCTCAAGTCAGGTGATCAACCCCACTGCCATCACTGTGTCGGCGGCGCAGACGACGCTAACGGCGGCCGCTGGGCTCACCACGCCCACCATCACCATGCAG CCTGTCTCCCAGCCTACCCAGGTGACTCTGATAACGGCACCCAGCGGGGTGGAGGCCCAGCCTGTGCACGACCTCCCAGTGTCCATTCTGGCCTCCCCTACTACAGAACAGCCCACGGCCACGGTCACCATCGCTGATTCAGGCCAGGGTGACGTGCAGCCCGGCACCGTGACCCTGGTGTGCTCCAACCCGCCGTGCGAGACCCATGAGACAGGCACCACCAACACAGCCACCACCACCGTCGTCGCTAATCTTGGGGGGCACCCCCAGCCCACCCAAGTGCAGTTCGTCTGCGACAGACAGGAGGCCACTGCTGCTCTCGTGACCTCCACGGTGGGCCAGCCGAATGGCAGTGTCGTTCGTGTCTGCTCCAACCCGCCGTGTGAAACTCACGAGACTGGCACCACCAGCACAGCCACCACCGCCATGTCTGGCATCGGAGGTGGGCCGCGGCGAGACATCCGGCTCGCCTGCGCGGCCACCACCATTCCCACCGTGGTCCGGGTCAGCGTGACTGCCGGGGCGTCAGAGGGAGCCCAGGTTTCCATCAAGCCCGCATGCCAAACCCGTCAGACCAGCGCGACCAGCACCACCATGACTGTGATGGCCACCGGGGCCCCGTGCTCAGCCGGCCCGCTCCTCAGACCAAGTGTGGCCCTCGAGGCCGCTGGCCGCGGTGCCACTCTCTTACAGCTGGGGCCGCTGAGTGCCCAGGTCAGGCCCGGTGGCGAGGAAAGGTCCCTTGCCGGCCTGGGCCCGCTGGTGTCCATGGGGCGCCAGCTGGAGGTGCATCACACGCACACGACCAACACAGCCACTGTGGCCTGCTCTGCCATGGGTGCCGGGGAGCCCCATGAGCTGCTGGGGGCCCCCACACTTGTGTACGAGAGTTCAGCCAGTGCCTCTGTGACTGCCACGGCCTTGGAAGCACTGCTGTGCCCCTCGGCCACCGTGACCCAGGTCTGCTCCAACCCCCCGTGTGAGACCCACGAGACGGGcaccacccacacacccaccacGGCCACATCCGGAGGAGCTGCAGGCCAGCCAGAGGGCGGGCAGCAGCCTCCTGCCAGCCGGCCCTGTGAGACGCACCAGACCGCTTCCACTGGCACGACCATGTCTGTCAGCTTGGGCGCCCTGCTCCCGGATGCCGCCCCCTCCCACAGGACCCTGGAGTCCAGCCTGGAGGTGGCAGTGCCACCCGCAGTCACCCCTCAGGCCGGCACTTCGTTGCTCACTCCTTTCCCAACGCAAAGGGTGTGCTCCAACCCGCCCTGTGAGACGCACGAGACAGGCACTACGCACACAGCCACCACTGTCACCTCCAACATGAGTTCCAACCAAG ACCCCCCACCGCCTGCTGGTGACCAGGGAGAGGTGGAGAGCACCCAGGGCGACAGTGTGAATATCGCCAGTTCCAGTCCCATCACGACAACAGTGTCCTCCACGCTGACACGGGCCGTGACCACCGTGACGCAGTCCACGCCAGTCCCAGGCCCTTCGGTGCCG CCCCCAGAGGAGCTCCAGGCCTCTCCAGGGCCGCGCCAGCAGCTTCCACCACGGCAGCTCCTGCAGCctgcctccgcgcccctggtggggGACTCCGCCGAGGTCCTGTCAGCCTCCCAGAGCCCTGAGCTCCAGGCCGCCGTGGATCTGAGCAGTACAGGGGACCCGTCTTCAGGCCAGGAGCCTGCCACCTCGGCTGTGGTGGCCACCGTGGTGGTCCAGCCACCGCCACCCACCCAGTCTGAAGTAGACCAGTTGTCCCTCCCCCAAGAGCTGATGGCCGAGGCCCAGGCGGGCACCACCACCCTCATGGTGACAGGGCTCACCCCAGAGGAGCTGgcagtgactgctgctgctgaagcAGCCGCGCAGGCTGCAGCCACAGAGGAGGCCCAGGCCCTGGCCATCCAGGCCGTACTCCAGGCCGCACAGCAGGCTGTCATGG GCACTGGGGAGCCCATGGATACTTCAGAGGCGGCCGCGGCGGTGACGCAGGCAGAGCTGAGCCACCTGTCGGCTGAGGGCCAGGAAGGCCAGGCGACCACTATTCCCATTGTGCTAACGCAACAGGAGCTGGCCGCCCTggtccagcagcagcagcttcaggaGGCGcaggcccagcagcagcagcaccacctgcCCACGGAAGCTCTGGCCCCTGCCGACAGCCTCAATGACCCGACCatcgagagcaactgcctcaaTGAGCTGGCCGGGGCTGTGCCCAGTACCGTGGGCCTACTGCCCCCCACGGCCACTGAGA GCCTGGCCCCGTCGAACACATTTGTGGCCCCCCAGCCGGTCGTCGTGGCCAGCCCCGCGAAGCTGCAGGCCGCGGCCACCCTGACAGAAGTGGCCAACGGCATTGAGTCCCTGGGTGTG AAGCCAGACCTGCCACCGCCACCTAGCAAAGCCCCTGTAAAGAAGGAGAACCAGTGGTTTGACGTGGGGGTTATTAAGGGCACCAATGTGATGGTGACACACTATTTCCTGCCACCCGAAGACGCTGTCCCGACTGAT GATGACTCAGGCACCATGCCCGACTACAACCAGCTAAAGAAGCAGGAGCTGCAGCCAGGCACTGCCTATAAGTTCCGCGTCGCCGGGATCAATGCCTGTGGCCGGGGGCCCTTCAGTGAGATCTCAGCCTTTAAAACATGTCTGCCTGGCTTCCCGGGGGCCCCGTGTGCCATTAAAATCAGCAAA AGTCCAGACGGTGCTCACCTCACCTGGGAGCCGCCCTCTGTGACCTCCGGCAAGATCATCGAGTACTCAGTGTACCTGGCCATCCAGAGCGCACAGGCCGGTGGTGAGACCAAGAGCTCGACCCCAGCGCAGCTGGCCTTCATGCGGGTGTACTGCGGGCCCAGCCCCTCCTGCCTCGTGCAGTCCTCCAGCCTCTCCAACGCCCACATTGACTACACCACCAAGCCCGCCATCATCTTCCGCATCGCCGCCCGCAACGAGAAGGGCTATGGCCCAGCCACCCAAGTCAGGTGGTTGCaag AAACCAGTAAAGACAGCTCTGGCGCCAAGCCGGCCAGCAAGCGGCCCATGTCGTCTCCAGAAAT GAAATCTGCGCCAAAGAAATCGAAGGCAGACGGTCAGTGA